One Candidatus Thermokryptus mobilis DNA window includes the following coding sequences:
- a CDS encoding lanthionine synthetase LanC family protein has protein sequence MNKCESDEYGYFWEGFDGNVYYGFAHGSSGIALFLLYLYLATGDERYLTAGIKALEFDLNSGHTTDEGGLTWKSHKDAPMVLPYWRYGSAGVGCSVLRYYKFTGEEKYKKPLIESSLMLIENIRFSPRNLSGLLV, from the coding sequence TTGAACAAATGCGAAAGCGATGAGTATGGATATTTTTGGGAGGGGTTTGATGGCAATGTTTATTATGGTTTCGCGCATGGCTCATCGGGAATAGCTTTGTTTTTACTTTATCTTTATCTCGCAACTGGCGATGAAAGATACTTAACAGCTGGAATTAAAGCGCTTGAATTTGATTTGAACTCCGGTCATACGACCGATGAAGGTGGATTGACTTGGAAATCTCATAAAGATGCACCGATGGTTTTACCTTACTGGAGATATGGTTCAGCCGGGGTTGGATGCTCGGTTCTTAGATATTATAAATTCACAGGCGAGGAAAAATACAAGAAGCCCTTGATAGAATCTTCATTGATGTTGATAGAAAATATACGATTTTCCCCAAGAAATTTATCGGGCTTGCTGGTATAG
- a CDS encoding tetratricopeptide repeat protein, which yields MKNKVLFLTLLMLLFGCSRNSKLDPLKKAEDEHQKGNIKRAIEIYTEFVRANPQNPRAPEVLFKLAQIYLNELKMPTKSTEFFNKIVEDYPKSKEAMKALFMIGFIYANELNDYEKAKIYYQKFLDLYPNSELAVSAKFELENLGRKPEELVK from the coding sequence ATGAAGAACAAGGTCTTGTTTTTAACGCTACTTATGCTATTATTCGGCTGTTCAAGGAATAGCAAACTTGACCCACTCAAAAAAGCCGAAGATGAACATCAAAAGGGCAACATTAAAAGAGCAATTGAAATCTACACCGAATTTGTAAGAGCAAATCCACAAAATCCCCGAGCTCCTGAGGTGCTTTTCAAACTCGCCCAAATTTACCTAAACGAATTAAAAATGCCAACAAAATCAACTGAATTTTTCAACAAAATAGTTGAGGATTACCCGAAGTCAAAAGAGGCGATGAAAGCTCTTTTCATGATTGGTTTCATCTATGCAAACGAACTAAATGACTACGAGAAAGCAAAAATTTATTATCAAAAATTTCTTGATCTGTATCCAAACTCCGAGCTCGCCGTATCCGCAAAATTTGAGCTTGAAAATCTCGGCAGGAAACCCGAAGAGCTTGTCAAATAA